The following nucleotide sequence is from Archocentrus centrarchus isolate MPI-CPG fArcCen1 chromosome 18, fArcCen1, whole genome shotgun sequence.
tgtcacaGCAGGAAGAAGGGGCAGGCGTTCTTCATTTTATAATGAGTTGACTTCTCTTTACTGACCTGCAGTCTGTACGAGTCTCCTACAGAAGCATCACTAATTCCCATCTCATCATCTGCAACCATGAACatgctgactgtgtgtgcacTGGTTTGTACCATAGTGGCTCTGGCTGGATCTGCTGGTGAGTATTATTCCATCTACAGATGATATTACAGAAAAGGATTGAATTCTCAATTAAATGATGTCTCTAATTTTATAGTTCTTCCAGAGAGAAAGGCTGAAAGCAATGAAAGAGGTCAGTGTCTTTCAGATTTTCACTTTAATACTCTTCTACTGTCATCTGCAGAGATAATAGAGGAAGGTTACAACCACAGTTTGTGTTAATGTTTCATGTGCTTATTACTCATTTTATAATTATTCTAATATGCATATGTTGTCCTGTTATTGTGGATTGTCATATATgtacaattttattgttttgttatactgcATAGATATGATTTCATGTTATATTCTAGATATTAAATTATTGTTAAATTATTATGCTTATTGTattttaatacacacacacacacacacacacacacacacacacacacacacacacacacacacacacacacacacacatgcgtgtgCGCACATATAAAAATTCAACATACTGAATGGAGACTCCACATTATCTACTAGACACAGCAACGACTCACCTGATAGAGAGGTCCTCCGGATGTGATGATGGTTGGTCTGAGTTCAATCGCCGTTGTTTCTACCACGTTTCAGAACGCATGACTTGGTCTGTAGCTGAGGTAATCCCAGTGTACAATGACTCTCCAGTGACTCAATTTTTGTTCcataaaagatttatttaatcGGCAGATAGTGGGATCTTCATTATGTTTTCattctgaaatttttttttgtgtcttcacTGTAGAAAAACTGTATTTCCCTGGGAGGTCACCTTGCATCAGTGCACAACATCCTGGAGTACCATGAGCTTCAGAGGCTCATACTGAGTGGCAGCCATCAGTACATAGAAACCTGGATTGGTGGCTATGATACACAGGGGGTACTTTAGTCATTGAACACAACTAAGAATGCAGTCACTATACTGTATATGCAATATGTGTACATGCAATTTattacatgcattttttttgctgttgttcttaagtttattaaaaaataccTATATTCAACAATACCTTCACAATTTCAAACCAATCAGTAGTTCCACTCTAACATTCACTGGGCATTTTGCTAAAGTGGAAAATTTATGTTTCTATTGACCATTTTGATTGTGGTGTTCCTCAAGTCTCCATCCTTACTACTCCAATATTCTTTTAACTgtaatctgctctctctctttcagatCAACCATTGGTTTTGGAGTGATGGCACCACTGTCCACTTTACCAACTGGTGTCCTGCAGAGCCCGATAACTATGGAGGTCACCAGCACTGCTTGCAAATGAATTATGGAGGTACAAGTCTAAGTGATGCTACTCAtacaagataaaataaaatatgcactCAAATTCAATAATATTCTATCATTTAACTGGAAATAagatactgttttttttaatcaaatcagtTGGTGGTTTTCAAtatgaaaaaatgtgttttgtgacaAGGAAATTATAAATCTGATTATAAACTGCTCAACACATTCAGtgacttcctctttttctgtacTTCCAGTTGGAAATTGCTGGGATGACACTGAGTGCTATGCTCTGAAACCTTCTGTCTGTGCCAAGAACATGTGATGAATCCTGGACTCAGCAGTGACACAGGACGGCATGTCTCTGTGTCATCAGTATCAGATATTGGCTT
It contains:
- the LOC115797128 gene encoding type-2 ice-structuring protein-like, which gives rise to MNMLTVCALVCTIVALAGSAVLPERKAESNERDTATTHLIERSSGCDDGWSEFNRRCFYHVSERMTWSVAEKNCISLGGHLASVHNILEYHELQRLILSGSHQYIETWIGGYDTQGINHWFWSDGTTVHFTNWCPAEPDNYGGHQHCLQMNYGVGNCWDDTECYALKPSVCAKNM